In one window of Fimbriimonadia bacterium DNA:
- a CDS encoding prepilin-type N-terminal cleavage/methylation domain-containing protein: MRRGFTLIELLVVIAIIAILAAILFPVFAQARSQAKKIQCSNNFNQVGKGVEMYKGDNGTKFPPTNLYPAINYYPDKPWTWTIQPYLKSWNILSCPADPNQRADILERNIVTGAPCAPNDTNCKYYGRGTLANVGLNMQYLSPLWRVNGVDMAVPIKDGRIEARAAMIMAVDSIWDRDPNNGAPKGGGNWALDPPARLTTDGKDTMEIPTDGSVQTFWWFEGWKPSDPLAWNVYGGSWPWHGDLVNVIFTDTHVKTMKIPQIAAGCEVKDKWTGRIFDRDAYLWDRK, from the coding sequence TCGCTATCCTCGCAGCCATTCTCTTCCCGGTTTTCGCCCAGGCGCGAAGCCAGGCCAAGAAGATCCAGTGCTCGAACAACTTCAACCAGGTCGGCAAAGGCGTCGAGATGTATAAGGGAGACAACGGCACGAAGTTCCCACCGACGAACCTCTACCCAGCCATCAACTATTACCCTGACAAGCCTTGGACGTGGACGATTCAGCCGTATTTGAAGAGCTGGAACATCTTGAGCTGCCCGGCTGACCCGAACCAGAGAGCGGACATTCTCGAACGCAACATCGTAACGGGCGCTCCTTGCGCGCCCAATGATACGAATTGCAAGTACTACGGCCGCGGTACGTTAGCAAATGTCGGCCTCAACATGCAGTACCTATCTCCGCTGTGGCGCGTAAACGGCGTTGACATGGCCGTGCCCATCAAGGATGGGCGTATCGAAGCGCGCGCCGCCATGATCATGGCTGTTGATAGCATCTGGGACCGAGATCCGAACAACGGCGCTCCAAAGGGGGGCGGTAACTGGGCGCTCGATCCACCCGCCAGGCTCACGACGGACGGCAAAGATACGATGGAGATCCCCACCGACGGCTCCGTACAGACGTTCTGGTGGTTCGAGGGCTGGAAGCCTAGTGATCCACTGGCATGGAATGTGTACGGCGGCTCCTGGCCGTGGCACGGTGACCTTGTCAACGTGATCTTCACCGACACCCACGTGAAGACGATGAAGATCCCGCAGATCGCCGCGGGGTGCGAGGTCAAGGACAAGTGGACCGGCCGTATCTTCGACCGAGATGCCTACCTGTGGGATAGGAAATAG
- a CDS encoding prepilin-type N-terminal cleavage/methylation domain-containing protein produces MGAAFTLVELLVVVAVLAILASMLFPVFGQAREQAKRAQDISNLRQCAHAIFMYRDDNGNRCVPVNSWGFGSPFFGAWHGPGRSEHDMPWPENVQPYAKSWGVFRCPADPNTNDEMLSRHPTTDAYIPPTETALRHWAWAWRSSYGLNYNWLSYPVTFDQAATMKNVAWSSIGSPARTILLVDSIGGREVSGRPRGGGSWAVDAPAALPDLRAWLGGWRCYYPPNNGDPNSPGCKALWNAWGGCFPFFSGGQVFNLSFADGHASGQRLGQLIRGVNPFQRHILDLDEYQWDTIR; encoded by the coding sequence GTGGGTGCTGCGTTCACCCTCGTCGAGCTCCTAGTGGTCGTAGCCGTGCTCGCCATCCTCGCCTCCATGCTGTTCCCTGTGTTCGGCCAGGCGAGGGAACAGGCCAAGCGTGCGCAGGACATCAGCAACCTCCGTCAGTGCGCCCACGCGATCTTCATGTACCGCGACGACAACGGCAACCGTTGCGTGCCCGTCAACTCGTGGGGATTCGGCTCTCCCTTCTTCGGCGCATGGCATGGGCCAGGAAGGAGCGAGCACGACATGCCCTGGCCGGAGAACGTCCAGCCGTACGCGAAGTCCTGGGGCGTCTTTCGCTGTCCTGCGGACCCTAACACCAACGACGAGATGCTGTCCCGGCACCCAACCACCGACGCCTACATTCCGCCGACAGAGACGGCGCTGCGCCACTGGGCGTGGGCCTGGCGCTCCAGCTACGGGCTCAACTACAACTGGCTCTCATACCCCGTGACCTTTGACCAAGCGGCAACCATGAAGAACGTGGCTTGGTCGTCTATAGGTTCTCCCGCAAGGACGATTCTGCTCGTGGACTCGATCGGAGGGCGCGAGGTCTCGGGACGACCGCGCGGTGGCGGTAGCTGGGCGGTGGATGCTCCTGCTGCTCTCCCCGACCTGCGGGCTTGGCTCGGTGGCTGGAGATGCTACTACCCGCCCAACAACGGCGACCCGAATAGCCCAGGCTGCAAGGCACTGTGGAACGCGTGGGGCGGCTGCTTCCCGTTCTTCAGCGGCGGCCAGGTGTTCAACCTGTCGTTCGCGGACGGACATGCGAGCGGTCAGAGGCTGGGGCAGCTCATCCGCGGCGTCAACCCATTCCAGAGGCATATCCTGGACCTAGACGAGTATCAGTGGGACACTATAAGGTAG